In the genome of Mesoaciditoga lauensis cd-1655R = DSM 25116, one region contains:
- a CDS encoding sodium-translocating pyrophosphatase — translation MDKSLYFTFFAALSAVIMAYFMARNALSRSEGNERMRLMAKAIQEGASAFLKEEAKRIAIIAILIAAFISVVFKIRYGVVMLTGSFVSEMAGIVGMYISTHTNVRVTESAKKGLFEAFTTAFSGGSVMGLVVAGFSMMGLTAVMMVFKNSFDFSTIYAIRTTGMTHIHGISVVDGVMIVSAYSFGASLIALFDRVGGGIYTKAADMAADLVGKVEEHIPEDDARNPATIADNVGDNVGDVAGLGADILESYVASIISSIALVMFMAIADKNMTATQYYKMLYLPIAIAGGGIIAAMIGIAFVKLRRTKNARSALSIGNIVTGTLAVGISAVIIYFFKIDYAFQGRYVLARGTANIWRPFLSIVFGLIAGLVISKFSEYYTSYDYKPVKHLAESSQTGVAINITGGLALGMRSTFWPVLTIVLAMIGAYLSSGVYGIGIAALGMLSFVAYTVTVDSYGPIADNAGGIAQMSYLDPKIRDITDELDAVGNTTAAIGKGFAIGSAAFAALSLIVSFIWSSAQTTGEISLNPVINMVNPYTIIGLITGAMLPFFFSALLIDGVSENAFLMVKEVRRQFKADPEILEGKSLPDYNKCISITATGAISKMFLPGVIAVITPFVVGYGLGKDALAGVLLGGLLSAIMIAIFTANSGGAMDNAKKYVEMGNFGGRGTPTHDATIIGDTVGDPLKDTVGPSMDILIKLMAVLSLFFGSLFPALPFFTK, via the coding sequence ATGGATAAGAGTTTGTATTTCACTTTCTTCGCTGCACTTTCAGCGGTGATAATGGCGTATTTTATGGCGCGAAACGCTTTATCTCGTTCTGAAGGGAATGAAAGAATGCGGTTAATGGCTAAGGCAATCCAGGAAGGAGCATCAGCCTTTCTTAAAGAAGAAGCAAAAAGGATTGCCATCATCGCAATATTGATAGCCGCATTCATCTCTGTTGTTTTCAAGATAAGATACGGCGTTGTAATGCTAACGGGTTCGTTCGTTTCTGAGATGGCCGGAATTGTTGGAATGTACATTTCAACCCATACAAATGTGAGAGTTACAGAATCGGCAAAAAAAGGGCTATTTGAAGCATTCACAACGGCGTTTTCCGGTGGAAGTGTTATGGGATTAGTGGTAGCGGGTTTTTCCATGATGGGTTTGACAGCCGTTATGATGGTGTTCAAAAATTCTTTTGATTTTTCCACCATTTATGCGATTCGCACAACTGGGATGACGCATATTCACGGTATATCCGTTGTCGATGGTGTGATGATAGTAAGTGCCTATTCTTTTGGGGCCTCTCTAATAGCCCTCTTCGACAGAGTTGGTGGTGGCATTTACACGAAAGCAGCGGATATGGCGGCAGATCTGGTGGGAAAAGTTGAAGAGCACATACCAGAAGACGACGCAAGAAATCCTGCCACAATAGCTGACAACGTTGGCGACAACGTTGGTGATGTTGCGGGGCTTGGCGCGGATATTCTTGAATCTTATGTGGCTTCCATCATTTCATCAATAGCGCTTGTTATGTTCATGGCCATAGCCGACAAGAACATGACCGCCACTCAATACTACAAGATGCTTTATCTTCCCATAGCGATAGCCGGTGGCGGAATAATAGCAGCCATGATTGGAATAGCGTTTGTGAAATTGAGAAGAACGAAAAATGCACGTTCTGCACTTTCGATTGGAAACATAGTAACTGGAACCCTGGCAGTAGGGATTTCCGCGGTGATAATCTACTTTTTCAAAATAGATTACGCCTTTCAAGGCAGATACGTTCTGGCACGTGGAACCGCCAACATATGGAGACCTTTCTTATCCATAGTATTTGGATTGATAGCCGGCTTGGTGATAAGTAAGTTCAGCGAGTATTACACTTCGTACGATTACAAACCCGTTAAACATCTGGCTGAATCGTCTCAAACCGGTGTAGCGATAAACATCACTGGTGGGCTTGCCCTTGGAATGAGATCAACTTTTTGGCCCGTCTTAACCATAGTACTGGCCATGATAGGTGCCTATCTTTCTTCCGGAGTTTACGGGATAGGCATAGCTGCCCTTGGTATGCTTTCTTTTGTGGCGTACACCGTTACCGTTGATAGTTATGGCCCTATAGCCGACAACGCAGGTGGAATAGCACAGATGTCCTATCTCGATCCGAAAATTAGAGATATAACCGATGAATTGGATGCCGTGGGAAACACGACTGCGGCAATAGGAAAGGGGTTTGCAATTGGTAGTGCGGCATTTGCGGCTCTTTCGCTGATAGTTTCCTTCATATGGTCAAGTGCTCAAACCACGGGAGAAATAAGCTTGAATCCAGTTATAAATATGGTCAACCCTTACACCATTATAGGGCTTATAACAGGTGCCATGCTTCCCTTCTTCTTTTCAGCCTTGCTCATAGATGGTGTAAGTGAAAACGCATTCTTAATGGTTAAAGAAGTAAGAAGGCAATTCAAAGCGGATCCTGAAATCCTTGAAGGAAAGTCTTTGCCAGATTACAACAAATGTATTTCCATAACGGCCACCGGTGCCATTTCCAAGATGTTTCTTCCAGGAGTTATAGCCGTTATAACGCCGTTCGTGGTAGGTTACGGTTTGGGAAAAGACGCATTGGCTGGCGTGTTGCTAGGCGGATTGCTTTCTGCCATAATGATAGCGATATTCACCGCTAATTCTGGCGGAGCCATGGATAACGCCAAAAAATACGTTGAAATGGGAAACTTTGGCGGTAGAGGAACACCCACTCACGATGCAACTATAATAGGCGATACGGTTGGAGATCCTTTAAAGGATACAGTTGGACCATCTATGGATATTTTGATAAAATTAATGGCAGTACTGTCCCTGTTCTTTGGTTCGCTTTTCCCGGCCTTGCCATTTTTCACCAAATGA
- a CDS encoding ComEC/Rec2 family competence protein, which produces MGEKAPFFFLFISAIIGALASSFFQMKWVGILFCIAAIVWFFFLKARINILLAFPLFLIGFIWIETPWGFPNGNFFLVGKVRSVSNDVIKLSNVHFHQGNEWVKGRDTYVFLKKYGNADKPFIQNTFMALVENKEGMLKAKEAFWVGFDTTLEKLYAWGSKLSDFLYGEMKKYVFSEADTVASMFLGRKDVSYEVRQTYKNGGYAHIFAVSGMHVGFLSFLTLLLISEFLPWNFLKYPLTFFVVLLYGFITGFSTPTIRATAIFGLYVLFKLVDRPQNFLNILGLVGLIEILLDPSLVFDVSFQLSYSAVTSIAVLFPILPKFRPKMLSDSLNMTIAANIGVIPFLILDYGKIYLASFVFNVTIVPILVAILLEGAFLFSVFAFLKIHFIEEILGGGIYPFAKLLDKVAEFTKRMPLSALSVKPKAAFFLLTLSSVVLLLLCFSLHSSKPGILGRYRRNSTDDLES; this is translated from the coding sequence ATGGGAGAAAAAGCGCCTTTCTTTTTTCTTTTCATAAGTGCCATCATCGGAGCGCTGGCTTCTTCGTTTTTCCAGATGAAATGGGTAGGAATTCTTTTTTGTATTGCAGCCATCGTGTGGTTTTTCTTTTTAAAAGCCAGGATCAACATCCTTTTGGCCTTTCCCCTTTTTTTAATAGGCTTTATATGGATAGAAACTCCGTGGGGATTTCCAAACGGAAATTTCTTTTTGGTGGGAAAGGTGAGAAGCGTTTCAAACGACGTGATTAAATTATCTAATGTGCACTTTCATCAAGGAAATGAGTGGGTAAAGGGTAGAGATACTTACGTCTTTTTGAAAAAATATGGGAATGCTGATAAACCTTTCATTCAAAATACATTCATGGCTCTTGTCGAAAACAAAGAAGGAATGTTGAAAGCAAAAGAAGCATTCTGGGTGGGATTTGACACAACTCTCGAGAAACTTTATGCGTGGGGTTCAAAACTTTCCGATTTTTTATACGGTGAGATGAAAAAGTACGTTTTCTCGGAAGCAGATACGGTGGCATCCATGTTTTTGGGAAGAAAAGACGTTTCTTACGAGGTAAGACAAACGTATAAAAACGGAGGATATGCCCACATATTTGCGGTTTCTGGAATGCACGTTGGATTTTTATCCTTTCTCACTTTGCTGCTTATATCTGAATTTCTTCCCTGGAATTTTCTCAAATACCCTCTTACCTTTTTCGTTGTCTTGCTTTATGGCTTTATCACCGGCTTTTCCACTCCCACAATTAGGGCAACGGCTATATTTGGTTTATACGTTTTGTTCAAACTCGTAGACAGACCGCAAAATTTTTTAAACATTCTTGGATTGGTGGGTTTGATAGAAATACTTTTAGATCCTTCTCTTGTTTTCGATGTTTCCTTTCAACTTTCTTATTCTGCGGTTACTTCCATTGCCGTACTTTTCCCAATTTTGCCCAAATTTCGTCCCAAGATGCTTTCAGATTCTTTGAATATGACGATAGCCGCCAACATAGGCGTTATTCCATTTCTCATACTCGATTATGGAAAAATTTACCTTGCTTCTTTCGTGTTCAACGTTACGATAGTTCCCATATTGGTAGCTATATTGCTCGAAGGTGCTTTTCTTTTTTCCGTCTTTGCATTTTTGAAAATTCACTTTATCGAAGAAATATTAGGAGGAGGGATTTACCCATTTGCGAAACTGTTGGACAAAGTGGCGGAATTTACTAAAAGAATGCCACTTTCGGCTTTGTCTGTAAAACCAAAAGCGGCATTTTTCTTACTTACTTTATCGAGTGTCGTGCTGCTTCTTCTGTGTTTTTCTCTTCATTCTTCGAAGCCTGGCATTTTGGGCAGATACCGTAGAAATTCAACTGATGATCTTGAATCTTGA
- a CDS encoding FAD binding domain-containing protein translates to MLSGLKEYLKPQTLEEAYEMAQVDNSIYVSGGLMVAALKSSRIERIVDLKNIGLNEVEDGESVKVGANVNLSEFMRNPLLSEMGSGFFKKMMKDVGSTQIRNMATVGGSVAFRLGWSDVITALMVAEADVEIFDGNLKKMSIEDYLLSKRKKEIVTAVYLPKDPERFMAFEKFSKSTFDIAILNVGVSFALENGKISKPVIAVGSRPMISERIKEVEEFLEGKELSPSVIDEAASKMREVVKVGSDIRATAEYRKALAGSLLKKCMRRIEDESHV, encoded by the coding sequence ATGTTAAGTGGATTGAAAGAATATTTAAAACCACAAACGCTTGAAGAAGCTTACGAAATGGCACAAGTTGACAATTCAATTTACGTAAGTGGCGGTTTGATGGTTGCAGCTTTGAAAAGCTCAAGAATAGAGAGAATTGTTGATTTGAAAAATATCGGATTGAATGAAGTGGAAGATGGGGAAAGTGTAAAAGTAGGGGCAAACGTGAATTTATCGGAATTCATGCGCAACCCGTTGCTTTCTGAAATGGGGAGCGGTTTTTTCAAAAAAATGATGAAAGACGTTGGAAGCACACAAATACGAAATATGGCAACTGTTGGGGGGTCTGTTGCTTTCAGACTTGGATGGTCTGACGTGATAACCGCTCTTATGGTTGCGGAAGCAGATGTTGAAATTTTCGATGGAAATTTGAAAAAAATGTCAATTGAAGATTACCTTTTGAGCAAGAGGAAGAAAGAAATAGTCACAGCGGTTTATCTTCCAAAAGATCCAGAGAGATTTATGGCCTTTGAGAAATTTTCAAAATCGACATTTGATATTGCTATTCTAAATGTTGGGGTAAGTTTCGCATTAGAAAATGGGAAGATATCCAAACCGGTTATCGCGGTTGGTTCACGGCCAATGATCTCCGAAAGGATAAAAGAGGTTGAAGAATTTCTAGAAGGAAAAGAGTTGTCTCCTTCCGTGATAGATGAAGCAGCCTCAAAGATGAGAGAAGTTGTGAAAGTTGGAAGTGACATAAGGGCAACGGCGGAGTATAGAAAAGCGTTAGCTGGCTCTCTTTTGAAAAAATGCATGAGGAGGATCGAAGATGAAAGTCACGTTTAA
- a CDS encoding Fur family transcriptional regulator → MKIYEKLRNELKKRHLRITSQREAVLSVFLENEGEHLTADEAYEKLSHKNSHISKATIYRTVDLLKEMGFLSKVNFGDGMERYEVKDLNTHQHHHLICTKCGQVYEIKEDLLEDVEKLIEERTGFKIQDHQLNFYGICPKCQASKNEEKNTEEAARHSIK, encoded by the coding sequence ATGAAAATTTATGAGAAACTGAGAAATGAACTTAAGAAACGTCATTTACGCATCACCTCCCAGAGAGAGGCGGTTCTTTCAGTCTTCCTCGAAAATGAGGGAGAACATCTTACGGCTGACGAGGCTTACGAAAAACTTTCGCACAAGAATTCTCACATAAGCAAAGCCACCATCTATCGAACTGTGGATCTGTTAAAAGAAATGGGATTCTTATCGAAAGTGAACTTCGGTGACGGCATGGAAAGATACGAAGTGAAAGATCTCAACACACACCAACACCATCATTTGATATGCACAAAATGCGGGCAGGTGTATGAGATAAAAGAAGATCTCCTGGAAGATGTGGAAAAGCTCATAGAAGAGCGAACTGGTTTCAAGATTCAAGATCATCAGTTGAATTTCTACGGTATCTGCCCAAAATGCCAGGCTTCGAAGAATGAAGAGAAAAACACAGAAGAAGCAGCACGACACTCGATAAAGTAA
- a CDS encoding (2Fe-2S)-binding protein, producing MKVTFKINGKTHTVDIEPGEFLLETLRKLGYKSVKHGCDTASCGACSVQLDGNPVLSCRTFTASVDGHEVKTVEAFSNNDGLSDIQEALLKEGAVQCGFCIPGLVVTADALLRENPNPTEEDVKEYLNGNLCRCTGYESQTRAIVKLAKDRRSGGE from the coding sequence ATGAAAGTCACGTTTAAGATCAACGGGAAAACACATACCGTTGATATAGAACCGGGAGAGTTTCTTTTGGAAACACTGAGAAAACTTGGTTATAAAAGCGTAAAACACGGATGCGACACCGCCAGTTGTGGTGCATGTTCAGTTCAATTAGATGGGAATCCAGTTCTTTCGTGTAGAACTTTTACAGCTTCCGTGGATGGCCATGAGGTAAAAACAGTTGAAGCTTTTTCAAATAACGATGGGCTTTCTGACATTCAAGAGGCTTTGCTTAAAGAAGGAGCGGTCCAATGTGGTTTTTGCATTCCGGGATTAGTGGTAACGGCGGATGCGCTTTTGAGAGAAAATCCGAATCCTACGGAAGAAGATGTTAAGGAGTACCTCAACGGAAATCTATGCAGGTGCACCGGTTACGAGAGCCAAACAAGGGCCATAGTTAAGCTGGCAAAAGATAGAAGAAGTGGAGGTGAATGA
- a CDS encoding HD domain-containing phosphohydrolase, with protein sequence MKKILLFALILLLVFSTILWAKTLRVVVDVNYPPYSFVEPSGKVVGICVDLWKEWQKVTGVEVQILPVEWGKALPMVENGNADVVDEVFYTNERAKRLDFADPYDKVNAVVFFDKNLSGITNDLKTLDGFKIGVKMGDYDASFLVNHGINDLSYYPSYSDIVKAAGEGQIHVFVMDEPSGFYYLSKYGILNKFKHSDPLYSSKLYRAVKKGNNQVLNLVKSGFSKIPSAYVEKIMKKWKGSPSGFSTWSSIKVFLIIGTVMIILTIVVITWNRMLSYMIKKRIKEAKSEAKRAMEAEKKVARMSEQLREVTEHLYKLNERSTKMIRLLSEMSPFSNEKEFAKNVLDLALQFVSEAEGGSLSIIEGEKWKYLAASDNYDGTSLMNLDLKASWMYKVDKVEVIDHIFEKDREFIPTEIAQKLEEATKGKKIVRSLVVPILLNGQYAGNIFLDTFENVNFSEESKYMMETFGKLVSSFFTIKKVNSLELEHQKKLLKKIVDLLESNYPKTRGHSERVGNLAKNIGKSLSLSEDEVEDVKWCGFLHDVGFVGIPYHIHAKYDLSEEEKDIMRTHPLISELIIESSTLPKRYGKVVRCHHENFDGSGYPDGLKGEEIPLLSRIIAVANEFDELVNLKDIDPKAAIEKIKKESGKKFDPKVIETSIEVLKNFASKLRK encoded by the coding sequence ATGAAAAAAATTTTGCTCTTTGCTTTGATTCTACTTTTAGTATTTTCCACAATCCTATGGGCTAAAACGTTAAGGGTGGTGGTGGACGTTAACTACCCTCCCTATTCTTTTGTAGAACCATCTGGAAAAGTAGTAGGTATTTGTGTTGATCTGTGGAAAGAATGGCAAAAGGTAACTGGCGTTGAAGTTCAGATTTTACCGGTAGAGTGGGGCAAAGCCCTTCCAATGGTGGAAAATGGGAATGCCGACGTTGTGGATGAGGTATTTTACACCAACGAAAGGGCAAAAAGACTTGACTTTGCAGATCCTTACGATAAAGTAAATGCAGTCGTTTTCTTCGATAAAAATCTTTCAGGCATAACAAACGATCTAAAAACGTTAGATGGATTCAAAATAGGGGTTAAAATGGGTGATTACGATGCCTCTTTTCTTGTGAACCATGGAATAAACGATTTATCGTATTATCCATCCTATTCCGATATAGTTAAGGCTGCTGGTGAAGGTCAAATCCATGTTTTTGTTATGGACGAACCATCTGGATTTTATTACCTTTCTAAGTATGGAATTCTTAATAAATTCAAGCACTCAGATCCTTTGTATTCATCCAAACTCTATAGGGCGGTAAAAAAAGGAAACAACCAAGTCTTAAACCTTGTAAAATCAGGTTTTTCAAAGATTCCTTCTGCTTATGTTGAAAAAATTATGAAAAAGTGGAAAGGAAGCCCCTCTGGGTTTTCAACATGGAGTTCGATAAAAGTATTTTTGATAATAGGTACCGTTATGATAATACTCACGATAGTGGTTATCACATGGAATAGAATGTTGTCATACATGATCAAAAAGAGAATAAAAGAAGCAAAGTCGGAAGCAAAAAGAGCGATGGAAGCAGAGAAAAAAGTGGCAAGGATGTCGGAGCAGCTCAGAGAGGTTACGGAACATCTTTACAAGCTGAATGAAAGAAGCACGAAAATGATACGGCTTCTTTCGGAGATGTCTCCTTTTTCTAACGAAAAGGAATTCGCCAAAAACGTGTTGGATTTAGCTTTACAATTCGTTTCAGAAGCTGAAGGAGGATCTCTGTCAATAATCGAAGGGGAAAAGTGGAAGTACCTTGCTGCGAGTGATAATTACGATGGGACAAGTCTCATGAATCTTGATCTCAAAGCAAGCTGGATGTATAAGGTTGATAAGGTGGAAGTCATAGATCATATCTTTGAAAAAGACAGAGAGTTTATTCCAACTGAGATAGCTCAAAAACTTGAGGAAGCAACCAAAGGGAAAAAAATTGTGAGATCGCTGGTTGTGCCGATCTTGTTAAATGGGCAATATGCTGGAAACATCTTTTTGGATACTTTTGAAAATGTGAACTTTTCAGAAGAATCAAAGTACATGATGGAAACGTTTGGGAAACTCGTTTCTTCGTTTTTTACCATAAAAAAAGTTAATTCTTTGGAATTGGAGCACCAAAAGAAGCTTTTGAAAAAGATCGTGGATCTGTTGGAATCAAATTATCCTAAAACCAGAGGCCATTCTGAAAGAGTGGGAAATTTGGCGAAAAACATAGGAAAGAGCTTATCACTTAGTGAAGATGAAGTGGAAGACGTAAAATGGTGCGGGTTCCTGCATGATGTTGGATTTGTGGGAATACCTTATCACATTCACGCCAAATATGATCTTTCTGAAGAAGAAAAGGACATAATGAGAACCCATCCTCTGATAAGCGAGTTGATCATAGAAAGTTCCACTCTTCCTAAAAGGTACGGGAAAGTTGTGAGATGTCATCACGAAAACTTCGATGGAAGTGGTTATCCCGATGGGTTAAAAGGTGAAGAGATACCTCTTTTATCCAGAATAATTGCGGTTGCTAATGAGTTTGATGAGCTTGTTAATTTAAAAGATATAGATCCAAAAGCAGCTATAGAAAAGATAAAAAAAGAAAGCGGTAAAAAATTCGATCCCAAAGTGATAGAAACTTCAATAGAGGTTTTGAAAAATTTTGCCTCGAAACTCAGAAAATAG
- a CDS encoding FAD binding domain-containing protein: MDYTFVSPKTEEELVKELNDENTYLMSGGTDLLVKIRIGKVKPKKIVSLSKIPTLHFINETDDELIVGATVTHTDLLEYSPLKEEFPILFDAIYTIGSPQIRNRGTLVGNVVNASPAGDSLLALYLLEAEIELSDGKVVKIENFITGPSKTILSSRQYVRAIHIPKSKWDIYYFEKVGQRNAMTISVVSVGWLIKCKGDSVKEMRMAFGSVAPTVIRLRDVEEFAKGKKITKEFVDEISKMVKDDVKPIDDVRASASYRKRLSSNIVYRMIEEGIKC; the protein is encoded by the coding sequence TTGGATTACACTTTTGTTTCCCCAAAAACTGAGGAAGAACTTGTCAAAGAATTGAACGATGAGAATACGTATCTTATGAGTGGTGGAACAGATCTACTTGTAAAGATAAGAATTGGAAAGGTAAAGCCCAAAAAGATAGTGAGCCTTTCAAAAATTCCCACTCTTCATTTTATAAATGAAACTGACGATGAATTGATTGTGGGAGCAACCGTGACACACACGGATCTTTTGGAATACAGTCCTTTAAAAGAAGAGTTTCCAATACTATTTGATGCAATATACACCATAGGGTCACCACAAATAAGGAATCGCGGTACTTTGGTAGGAAACGTGGTAAACGCATCGCCGGCTGGAGACAGCCTTTTGGCTTTGTACTTGCTGGAAGCTGAAATAGAACTTTCAGATGGAAAGGTAGTTAAGATAGAGAATTTCATAACGGGACCTTCTAAAACCATTTTATCGAGTAGACAGTACGTTCGTGCGATTCACATTCCGAAATCAAAATGGGACATATACTACTTTGAAAAAGTGGGACAACGTAACGCTATGACCATTTCCGTTGTTAGCGTTGGGTGGTTGATCAAATGTAAAGGTGATAGTGTTAAGGAAATGAGAATGGCATTCGGGTCAGTGGCTCCCACGGTTATCCGACTGAGGGATGTGGAAGAATTTGCGAAGGGAAAAAAGATAACCAAAGAATTCGTTGATGAAATTTCTAAAATGGTGAAAGATGATGTCAAACCCATAGATGATGTGAGAGCAAGTGCAAGCTATCGAAAGAGGTTATCTTCGAATATCGTTTACCGTATGATCGAGGAGGGAATCAAATGTTAA
- a CDS encoding xanthine dehydrogenase family protein molybdopterin-binding subunit, with protein MEVKAPQKQKENFNIVDKSIDKVDGYALASGKPVFTDDFYPQDALTVKILRSPHAHAIIKNIDASKAEELEGVACVLTYKDVPRVVYTRAGQGFPEPSPYDTFVLDKKVRYVGDAVAIVAAENEKIAEEALKLIKVDYEVLESVLNFEHAEDEGAPMIHDEPEVSGAYDPKHNIASHYEMQIGDVEEELSKCDVTYEGTFYTPNQSHAMMEPHAAFSYLDPNGRLTIVTSTQVPFHVRRIIKRIFGVESRVIKPRIGGGFGGKQAVHVEAYVTAVTLKTGRPARCVYTRKETMTASNTRHAMRFKVRVGADKDGKLRVIDLWGLSNTGAYGEHALTTFMVAGSKTLPLYNKVNAVRFGGDVVYTNTEPAGAFRGYGAPQGMFALDSALDELAHKLNMDPVEFKLKNSIREGETSPVFKYMGEGREGVEQIVESCKIEECALEGAKLFNWHEKRKRKRIEGTKAHGYGVAFAMQGSSIAAIDMGGATLKMNDDGTFNLMVGATDLGTGSDTILAQIAAEALHTTVDKIIVYSSDTDVTPFDTGAYASSTTYVSGNATKKAAEKMASEILKAASEMMNENIEDLYLKDGRVFSKNGDSLTYSEIQTRLFYTFNQRQLEVTESFVSQVSPPPYMVSFAEVEIDLETGKVEVVDFLNYVDCGTTINPLLAKGQVEGATAQGIGMALYEEHIFDKAGRMVTDDFFTYKIPSREDIKNIRVYFAKSYEPTGPFGAKSVSEIGLDTPGPAIANAIYDAVGIRVKKLPIKSEELYFELVKKNLAY; from the coding sequence ATGGAAGTCAAAGCCCCTCAAAAACAAAAAGAAAACTTCAACATCGTTGATAAATCTATAGATAAAGTGGATGGTTATGCCCTCGCAAGCGGCAAGCCGGTATTTACAGATGATTTTTATCCTCAAGATGCGTTAACGGTGAAGATATTGAGAAGCCCGCATGCTCACGCAATCATAAAAAATATAGACGCTTCCAAAGCCGAGGAGTTGGAAGGCGTTGCATGTGTTTTGACATACAAAGACGTCCCACGAGTCGTTTATACTAGGGCGGGGCAAGGTTTTCCTGAGCCATCTCCATACGATACTTTCGTTCTGGATAAAAAAGTGAGATACGTCGGCGATGCAGTGGCCATAGTTGCCGCCGAGAACGAGAAGATAGCCGAAGAAGCGCTTAAACTCATAAAGGTTGACTACGAAGTGTTGGAGAGCGTTTTGAATTTTGAACACGCTGAAGATGAAGGGGCACCAATGATTCATGATGAACCAGAGGTTTCTGGTGCGTACGATCCGAAACACAACATAGCGAGCCATTACGAAATGCAAATTGGCGATGTGGAAGAAGAGCTCTCTAAATGCGATGTTACCTACGAAGGGACCTTTTACACTCCAAATCAATCGCACGCGATGATGGAACCACATGCGGCTTTTTCCTATTTGGATCCAAATGGCAGGCTTACAATTGTTACCTCCACACAGGTTCCGTTTCACGTTAGAAGGATCATAAAAAGGATATTTGGTGTGGAATCAAGGGTTATAAAACCCAGAATAGGCGGGGGATTTGGAGGAAAACAAGCGGTTCACGTTGAAGCTTACGTAACGGCTGTTACCTTGAAGACAGGAAGACCCGCCAGATGTGTTTACACGAGAAAAGAGACGATGACAGCATCAAACACCAGACATGCTATGAGATTCAAAGTAAGAGTTGGAGCAGATAAAGATGGAAAATTGAGAGTCATAGATCTATGGGGATTATCCAACACAGGCGCTTACGGTGAACATGCGCTTACAACCTTTATGGTTGCGGGATCGAAAACCCTTCCGCTGTACAACAAAGTGAATGCCGTTAGGTTTGGCGGAGATGTCGTTTACACAAATACGGAACCAGCAGGGGCTTTTAGAGGATATGGTGCTCCGCAAGGAATGTTTGCCCTTGACAGTGCGTTGGATGAGCTTGCCCACAAACTCAACATGGATCCAGTAGAATTTAAATTGAAAAATTCCATTCGTGAAGGTGAAACTTCGCCAGTTTTCAAATACATGGGTGAAGGTCGAGAAGGCGTTGAACAGATAGTGGAAAGCTGTAAGATCGAGGAATGCGCTTTGGAAGGTGCGAAGTTGTTTAACTGGCATGAAAAGAGAAAAAGAAAGAGAATAGAGGGAACAAAAGCGCACGGTTACGGTGTTGCTTTTGCAATGCAAGGTTCTTCTATTGCAGCCATAGATATGGGTGGAGCAACTTTGAAGATGAACGACGATGGGACGTTTAATTTGATGGTTGGTGCCACAGATCTCGGAACGGGTAGTGACACGATATTGGCACAGATCGCGGCTGAAGCTTTACACACAACGGTGGATAAGATAATAGTTTATTCATCTGACACTGATGTTACTCCTTTCGACACCGGTGCATATGCTTCTTCCACAACCTATGTTTCCGGGAATGCAACGAAAAAAGCTGCCGAAAAGATGGCAAGTGAAATACTTAAAGCTGCTTCGGAAATGATGAATGAAAACATTGAAGATTTGTACTTAAAAGATGGAAGAGTCTTCTCTAAAAATGGAGATTCGCTTACATATTCTGAAATCCAAACGCGTCTTTTTTACACCTTCAACCAGAGACAATTGGAAGTCACGGAATCTTTCGTAAGCCAGGTTTCTCCACCTCCATACATGGTATCGTTTGCCGAAGTCGAAATAGACTTGGAAACTGGCAAAGTGGAAGTGGTAGATTTCTTGAATTATGTTGATTGTGGTACCACGATAAATCCATTGCTTGCCAAAGGGCAAGTGGAGGGTGCTACAGCTCAAGGCATAGGGATGGCACTTTATGAGGAACATATCTTCGATAAAGCTGGAAGAATGGTAACGGATGACTTTTTCACGTATAAAATCCCTTCCAGGGAAGATATCAAAAATATAAGGGTTTACTTCGCAAAAAGTTACGAACCTACCGGCCCATTTGGGGCGAAAAGCGTTTCGGAAATAGGTCTTGATACGCCAGGTCCAGCTATTGCGAATGCAATTTACGATGCAGTTGGAATAAGGGTTAAAAAACTTCCGATCAAATCGGAAGAGCTTTACTTTGAATTAGTCAAGAAAAATTTAGCGTATTAA